The following proteins are co-located in the Corynebacterium kalinowskii genome:
- a CDS encoding precorrin-8X methylmutase — protein sequence MHSYITDGNEIYRQSFAMIREESDLSSFDDLQAQVAVRMIHAAGQTDLADDIEFSDNLVPAARQALENGKPIITDVNMVASGITRKRLPADNEVLCFLRDPKVPELAKQLGTTRSAAAVELWAPVLEGAVVAIGNAPTALVHLMTWLAEDDTRPRPAAVLGIPVGFVGAAESKADLANAAHDLGIEFLTVHGRRGGSAITCAAINALATHQEILP from the coding sequence ATGCACAGCTACATCACCGACGGTAACGAGATCTACCGCCAGTCCTTCGCCATGATCCGCGAGGAATCCGACCTGTCTTCGTTCGATGACCTGCAAGCGCAGGTCGCAGTTCGCATGATCCACGCCGCCGGTCAGACCGATCTGGCTGATGACATCGAGTTTTCCGACAATCTTGTTCCCGCCGCTCGCCAGGCCCTGGAAAACGGCAAGCCAATTATCACCGACGTGAATATGGTGGCCTCCGGCATTACTCGCAAGCGCCTGCCTGCGGACAATGAGGTGCTGTGTTTCTTGCGTGATCCGAAGGTTCCGGAATTGGCGAAGCAACTAGGAACCACCCGTTCCGCCGCAGCCGTTGAGCTGTGGGCGCCGGTGCTTGAGGGAGCAGTAGTCGCAATCGGCAATGCCCCGACCGCTTTGGTGCACCTCATGACATGGCTGGCGGAGGACGACACCAGGCCACGCCCGGCTGCCGTGCTCGGCATCCCGGTCGGCTTCGTGGGTGCTGCGGAGTCAAAGGCTGACCTGGCCAATGCTGCGCACGATTTGGGCATTGAGTTTCTCACTGTTCACGGCCGTCGCGGTGGCTCCGCCATCACCTGCGCTGCGATCAATGCGCTGGCTACCCATCAGGAGATCCTGCCATGA
- the cobJ gene encoding precorrin-3B C(17)-methyltransferase: MSKLYGIGVGPGDPELLTVKAVKAIQEADVIAYHAAPGKSSTAAKIAREYFRDGQHQELLEYPVTTGSTDHPGGYAGALADFYSEATFRLAAHLSAGKTVAVLSLGDPMLYSSYQHLHRALLEHADEAEIIPGIPSITAAADVLGMPLAEDEEVLTVLPGTLPEQDLIRRLSTTDTAVIMKLGRTFDKVRSALIATGLAERSYVVIRATMAEQNVVPVLEATEVPYFACVVVPSRVVASTPEHKGEVVVVGLGPGADRWTTPEVAAELAQATDIVGYSTYVNRVPERKGQNRHLSDNKVEAERAAMALDMAKRGARVAVVSSGDPGVFAMAAAVLETADDDLWRDIPVRIVPGMTAAQAVASRVGAPLGHDFGMISLSDRLKPWPVIEKRIRALAGADMAFAVYNPASKTRREQVALLRDIVAEYQTPETPVIVARAVGSDVENVVVTTLRDFDPEIVDMRTMVIIGASTTQVYEGVDGKRVFTSRRYES; the protein is encoded by the coding sequence ATGAGCAAGCTGTACGGCATCGGCGTCGGCCCCGGCGACCCGGAGCTGCTGACGGTTAAGGCAGTCAAAGCCATCCAAGAAGCCGACGTCATCGCCTATCACGCCGCGCCGGGCAAGTCCTCCACGGCGGCCAAGATCGCGCGCGAGTACTTCCGCGACGGCCAGCACCAGGAGTTGCTGGAATATCCCGTTACCACGGGCAGCACCGACCACCCGGGCGGCTACGCCGGTGCGCTGGCTGACTTCTACTCAGAGGCCACCTTCCGCCTGGCCGCGCACCTGTCTGCAGGCAAGACCGTCGCCGTGCTCAGCCTCGGCGATCCAATGTTGTACTCGTCTTACCAGCACCTGCACCGCGCGCTGCTGGAGCATGCTGACGAAGCCGAGATCATCCCGGGTATCCCGTCCATCACTGCGGCCGCCGACGTGCTCGGCATGCCACTGGCGGAGGATGAGGAAGTCCTCACCGTCCTGCCCGGCACCCTGCCCGAGCAAGATCTGATCCGCCGCTTATCGACGACCGATACCGCGGTGATCATGAAACTCGGCCGTACCTTCGACAAGGTACGTTCCGCTCTCATTGCTACTGGCCTGGCTGAGCGTTCCTACGTGGTAATCCGGGCAACGATGGCCGAGCAGAACGTGGTTCCCGTCCTCGAAGCCACTGAGGTGCCTTACTTTGCATGCGTTGTGGTGCCTTCGCGTGTCGTGGCGTCAACCCCAGAGCACAAAGGCGAGGTAGTCGTCGTGGGCCTCGGCCCAGGCGCTGACCGCTGGACCACCCCAGAAGTTGCTGCCGAATTGGCGCAGGCCACCGACATTGTTGGCTACTCCACGTATGTGAACCGCGTCCCCGAACGTAAGGGGCAGAACCGACACTTGTCAGACAATAAGGTCGAGGCCGAGCGCGCTGCGATGGCGCTTGATATGGCGAAGCGTGGCGCCCGCGTGGCGGTTGTTTCTTCTGGTGACCCAGGAGTATTTGCGATGGCCGCAGCTGTGCTCGAGACTGCGGATGATGACCTGTGGCGCGATATCCCGGTTCGCATCGTCCCCGGTATGACGGCAGCGCAGGCTGTCGCTTCCCGAGTCGGAGCGCCACTGGGACACGACTTCGGCATGATTTCGCTCTCGGATCGATTGAAGCCGTGGCCGGTCATCGAAAAGCGCATTCGTGCGCTCGCTGGTGCCGACATGGCGTTTGCCGTGTACAACCCGGCGTCTAAGACGCGCCGGGAACAGGTCGCCTTGCTCCGGGACATCGTCGCCGAGTACCAGACTCCAGAGACCCCGGTTATCGTGGCTCGGGCAGTCGGCTCAGATGTGGAAAACGTCGTTGTGACCACTCTGCGCGATTTCGATCCAGAGATCGTCGATATGCGCACCATGGTGATCATCGGCGCTTCGACCACCCAGGTCTACGAAGGCGTTGATGGTAAGCGGGTGTTTACCTCGCGGCGGTACGAAAGCTAG
- a CDS encoding HigA family addiction module antitoxin: MHSPSHPGEVILEDVLSELEISIAEASRRLGVSRVALSRVLHGHAAMSPQLALRFEVAGIGNAKLWLDMQAAYDLAHLKEQGLPKVESLLSN; the protein is encoded by the coding sequence ATGCATAGTCCCTCACATCCGGGTGAGGTGATTTTGGAAGATGTCCTCAGTGAGTTGGAGATCAGCATCGCCGAGGCTAGCCGTCGTCTCGGTGTATCGCGCGTGGCACTGAGCCGTGTTCTACACGGTCATGCTGCGATGTCGCCCCAGCTCGCGCTGCGGTTTGAAGTCGCCGGAATCGGTAACGCCAAGCTGTGGCTCGATATGCAAGCGGCTTACGACCTTGCACACCTGAAAGAGCAGGGACTTCCCAAGGTCGAGTCCCTGCTCAGCAACTAG
- a CDS encoding type II toxin-antitoxin system RelE/ParE family toxin, translated as MIVSFKHRGLESFFRTGSRKGIQTEHARKLSRILSVLDVAESIDPLLSIPGYRTHALTGNRSGFWSLKVSGNWRVVFRFVGTDVELVDYLDYH; from the coding sequence GTGATCGTGAGTTTTAAACATCGCGGACTGGAGAGCTTCTTTAGAACGGGTTCCAGGAAGGGAATACAAACCGAACACGCCAGAAAACTCTCTCGTATTCTCTCCGTGCTAGACGTGGCAGAATCCATCGACCCGCTTCTTTCGATTCCTGGCTACCGCACTCACGCCCTTACGGGAAACCGGTCGGGTTTTTGGTCACTGAAGGTGTCAGGGAATTGGCGAGTCGTATTCCGGTTCGTCGGTACTGACGTGGAACTTGTCGACTATCTGGACTACCACTAG
- a CDS encoding MarR family winged helix-turn-helix transcriptional regulator codes for MREQALTFSGILLLANRIQTTLDQALPELTLKQWLCLVIIASEGKVDSMAEVVDKLGTSHQNAAKLVRALEAKGFVEFGPSSDKRARSVALTDHAREYLRANNDRGDGILTQLFDGIDPADTAACLRVLNALSLNLGCSSIYPEGES; via the coding sequence ATGCGAGAACAAGCACTCACTTTCAGTGGCATCCTACTTCTGGCCAATCGCATACAAACCACGCTTGACCAGGCACTCCCCGAGCTCACCCTCAAACAGTGGCTGTGCCTGGTGATCATCGCCTCTGAAGGCAAAGTGGATTCGATGGCGGAGGTCGTCGATAAGCTTGGCACTTCGCACCAAAATGCCGCCAAACTCGTACGCGCACTCGAGGCGAAGGGATTCGTCGAATTCGGTCCTTCGTCTGACAAACGCGCGCGGTCCGTCGCGCTCACCGACCACGCGCGCGAGTATCTGCGCGCCAACAACGACCGTGGCGATGGCATCCTCACGCAGCTTTTCGACGGCATCGACCCCGCCGACACCGCTGCCTGCCTGCGCGTTCTCAACGCCCTATCACTAAATTTGGGCTGTTCCAGCATCTATCCCGAGGGGGAATCATGA
- a CDS encoding cobalt-precorrin-6A reductase yields the protein MRALILGGTGEARELARLMMGQGWWVTSSLAGRVSNPHLPVGEVRIGGFGGPAGMARWIFENGIEVIIDATHPFAERISTSAAEASRATGVPLICLHRPAWTPSPGDKWIPVASMTEAASVVARDYHHIFLTIGRQQLEPFAADKHNLYVIRCVEKPSVQLPARHRLILSRGPFDVAGEKELMVGNQIDVVVTKNSGGPLTEAKLEAARSLGIPVVMVQRPPLPGGSRAYLVHTPLEALRALREV from the coding sequence ATGCGCGCACTAATCCTCGGTGGTACCGGCGAAGCCCGCGAACTCGCCCGCCTCATGATGGGGCAGGGCTGGTGGGTCACCTCCTCACTGGCCGGTCGTGTCTCTAACCCGCACTTGCCCGTCGGCGAGGTCCGCATCGGCGGCTTCGGCGGCCCGGCTGGCATGGCGCGCTGGATCTTCGAGAACGGCATCGAGGTCATCATCGATGCCACCCACCCCTTTGCAGAGCGCATATCGACGTCCGCAGCTGAAGCCTCTCGTGCCACCGGCGTGCCGCTCATTTGTCTGCACCGTCCAGCATGGACTCCTTCGCCAGGAGACAAGTGGATTCCCGTTGCTTCGATGACCGAAGCGGCCTCGGTTGTCGCGCGGGACTACCACCACATTTTCCTCACCATCGGTCGGCAACAGCTGGAGCCGTTCGCGGCTGATAAACACAACTTGTACGTGATCCGGTGCGTCGAGAAGCCGTCGGTTCAGTTGCCGGCTAGGCACCGGTTGATCCTCTCGCGGGGGCCTTTCGACGTCGCAGGCGAGAAAGAACTCATGGTGGGCAACCAGATTGATGTCGTGGTGACCAAGAACTCCGGAGGGCCATTAACCGAGGCGAAGCTTGAGGCTGCGCGTTCGTTGGGTATTCCGGTGGTGATGGTGCAGCGACCGCCGCTGCCTGGAGGCTCGCGTGCCTACCTCGTACACACTCCGCTGGAGGCACTGCGAGCGCTGCGGGAAGTCTAG
- the cobM gene encoding precorrin-4 C(11)-methyltransferase — translation MTVYFIGAGPGAADLLTLRADRLIRSCPVCLYAGSIVPEEVLENCPPDAELINTARMPLDEITRLLQKAHEEGKDVARLQSGDPAVYSALAEQARRLVALDIPYEIVPGVPSFAAAAASLGHELTVPTVGQTVILTRVSGRASAMPEGEDLDTLGKSGATLCIHLAAHDIDRVVSELVPNYGADCPVAVVAFASRPEEQILRGTLNDIASQVKEAGISRTAMIIVGRVLGAEGFPDSYLYSDDRPRDEHGRTIPCAH, via the coding sequence ATGACGGTTTACTTCATTGGCGCAGGCCCTGGCGCTGCAGATTTGCTTACTCTTCGCGCCGATCGATTGATCAGATCCTGCCCTGTGTGCCTCTACGCTGGCAGTATCGTACCGGAAGAGGTACTGGAGAACTGTCCGCCAGATGCCGAGCTGATCAATACCGCCCGCATGCCGCTGGATGAAATCACCCGACTGCTGCAAAAGGCCCACGAGGAAGGCAAGGATGTAGCCCGCTTGCAGTCCGGCGACCCGGCCGTTTACTCGGCGCTCGCCGAGCAGGCCCGACGCCTGGTTGCGCTGGACATTCCGTATGAGATCGTGCCAGGTGTACCTTCCTTCGCCGCCGCTGCGGCTTCCCTGGGGCACGAACTGACCGTTCCGACCGTCGGGCAGACCGTCATCCTGACCCGAGTCTCCGGTCGCGCGTCTGCGATGCCGGAAGGGGAGGACTTGGACACGCTCGGCAAATCGGGCGCAACTTTGTGTATCCACCTCGCGGCACATGACATCGACCGCGTGGTTTCAGAGCTCGTGCCGAACTACGGGGCGGATTGCCCGGTTGCTGTGGTTGCTTTCGCTTCTCGCCCCGAGGAACAGATCCTGCGCGGGACTTTAAACGACATCGCATCGCAGGTGAAGGAGGCGGGCATTTCCCGCACCGCGATGATCATTGTCGGTCGCGTCCTAGGAGCCGAGGGTTTCCCGGATTCCTACCTCTACTCCGATGATCGCCCTCGCGACGAGCACGGCAGGACCATTCCATGCGCGCACTAA
- the cbiE gene encoding precorrin-6y C5,15-methyltransferase (decarboxylating) subunit CbiE produces MSSPVPVTDDVLRPTLSAVDADFSVRIPYSGVTVVGINPGGFDDLSGSAQRAIREAGLIIGSARQLDLLPVGLTAVLKAWPSPLVPSIPGMLANWRYQNIVVLGSGDPMFHGIGTTLAREFSGEFRVIPAPSSVALACAELKWALQNTPVVSLVSSPTPAIIPLVDAGQPFLILGRDRSTPQEVARLLVEMGQDSAQVTVLSDLGSVDCAVTTSTASELTEPPSSLNVIAVTPVGSRSLLPGLPDDSYDTDGQLTKHHVRALTVAALQPRQGQLLWDVGGGSGSISIEFLRSTRGTKAICFEQSELRRARIRNNADRLGVPHLDVRGAFPASAPTPDVVFIGGGLTAPGVFEGCWTALKPGGLLVANAVTLESCSLLYDLHAQYGGTLTQLAVAQSHEVGSFRAMKSALPVLQWQATKPL; encoded by the coding sequence ATGTCCAGTCCGGTACCCGTTACAGATGACGTCCTGCGCCCCACACTCTCGGCGGTAGACGCCGATTTTTCCGTACGGATCCCGTACTCGGGCGTGACGGTGGTGGGGATTAATCCGGGTGGGTTTGATGACCTTTCCGGGAGTGCGCAGCGGGCGATTCGTGAGGCTGGCCTCATTATCGGCTCGGCGCGGCAACTGGATTTGTTGCCAGTGGGGCTCACGGCGGTATTGAAAGCCTGGCCGTCGCCGCTAGTCCCATCGATTCCGGGGATGCTGGCGAACTGGCGCTATCAGAACATCGTGGTACTGGGTTCGGGCGATCCGATGTTCCATGGCATCGGCACCACGTTGGCACGCGAGTTTTCCGGGGAGTTTCGGGTGATTCCAGCGCCGTCGTCGGTGGCGCTGGCCTGCGCGGAGTTGAAGTGGGCGCTGCAGAACACGCCGGTGGTGTCTCTGGTTTCCTCTCCGACGCCAGCGATTATTCCCCTGGTCGATGCGGGACAACCGTTTCTTATTCTCGGGCGGGATCGTTCCACGCCGCAGGAGGTCGCACGTCTGCTGGTCGAGATGGGGCAGGATTCAGCGCAGGTCACAGTACTCAGCGATTTAGGCTCGGTAGATTGCGCCGTGACGACGTCCACAGCATCCGAACTCACTGAGCCGCCAAGTTCGCTGAACGTCATCGCGGTGACACCGGTTGGCTCCCGGTCGCTGTTGCCCGGACTGCCGGATGATTCCTATGACACCGACGGCCAGCTCACCAAGCACCACGTCCGCGCCTTGACGGTCGCAGCGCTGCAACCGCGCCAAGGACAGTTGCTGTGGGATGTGGGCGGTGGCTCTGGATCGATTTCCATTGAATTCCTCCGCTCCACCCGGGGGACCAAGGCGATTTGTTTTGAGCAATCTGAACTGCGCCGAGCCCGCATCCGCAATAATGCAGATCGCCTCGGCGTGCCACACCTGGACGTGCGCGGAGCATTCCCGGCCTCTGCGCCGACACCCGACGTCGTGTTTATCGGCGGCGGGCTCACCGCACCAGGGGTGTTTGAAGGCTGCTGGACCGCGCTGAAACCGGGCGGACTGCTGGTGGCTAATGCCGTTACGCTCGAATCCTGTTCCTTGCTCTACGATCTCCACGCTCAATACGGAGGCACATTGACCCAGCTTGCCGTGGCGCAGTCACATGAAGTCGGGTCCTTCCGAGCCATGAAATCCGCGCTACCCGTGCTCCAGTGGCAGGCAACCAAACCGCTATAG
- a CDS encoding SDR family oxidoreductase, translating to MTVLILGATSDIGGEIAKILCPGRTVVMCARRPDAIPALPEAKEVHVIPFEASDLTSHRLIVNEAAQFGPITHAVVCFGILGSQERALSDEAHAAEIATIDYTAQVSMLTVLADVLRQQSESSTIYAFSSIAGWRARKANYVYGSTKAGLDAFCQGLMDELHGSRVSLVLARPGFVIGSMTEGMKPAPMSVTPRVVAEAVVKQQRSGTIWIPGRLRLLAWVMKLVPRPVWRHMPR from the coding sequence ATGACAGTTTTGATTCTGGGCGCGACCAGTGACATCGGCGGCGAGATCGCCAAGATCCTTTGTCCTGGTCGCACCGTGGTGATGTGCGCCCGTCGCCCCGACGCGATCCCAGCGCTGCCCGAGGCCAAAGAAGTGCACGTCATCCCTTTCGAGGCCTCCGACCTCACATCACACCGACTCATCGTGAACGAGGCCGCTCAGTTCGGCCCGATTACCCACGCCGTGGTCTGCTTTGGCATTCTCGGCTCCCAAGAACGCGCCCTGTCGGATGAAGCGCACGCCGCCGAGATCGCCACCATCGATTACACCGCGCAAGTCAGCATGCTCACCGTGCTTGCCGACGTCCTTCGCCAGCAATCCGAGTCCAGCACCATCTACGCCTTTTCCTCCATCGCCGGTTGGCGCGCTCGCAAAGCCAACTACGTCTACGGATCCACTAAAGCAGGGCTGGATGCGTTTTGTCAGGGACTCATGGATGAGCTGCATGGCAGCCGAGTGTCCTTGGTGTTGGCTCGTCCGGGATTCGTCATTGGTTCCATGACTGAAGGTATGAAGCCAGCCCCGATGTCGGTGACCCCGCGTGTGGTGGCTGAGGCCGTCGTTAAGCAGCAGCGATCTGGAACCATCTGGATCCCCGGCCGCTTGCGTCTGCTCGCGTGGGTGATGAAGCTCGTGCCGCGCCCCGTTTGGCGGCATATGCCACGCTAA
- the ygiD gene encoding 4,5-DOPA-extradiol-dioxygenase, with protein sequence MSTINALFVGHGSPMNAVEENNFTHGWRDLGQEILKERKPRAIVAVSAHWYTRGTAVTAMQTPRTIHDFYGFPQELFDVQYPAPGDPEIAELVQDIAKPTLVAKDYDWGIDHGTWSVLTHMFPKADIPVLQVSIDGTKPLSHHMEMGEKLAKLAAEKDVLLVGSGNVVHNLGAVDWHAGNKGFDWAERFDLDARDIMLEDPSRIAALTSHRDFAKAVPTPDHFLPLVYLAGAAAASTGTVETFNEMRSLGSLSMTGYTLSA encoded by the coding sequence ATGTCAACAATTAATGCACTTTTTGTAGGCCACGGCTCCCCAATGAACGCCGTGGAAGAGAATAACTTTACCCATGGCTGGCGCGATCTCGGCCAGGAGATTCTTAAAGAACGCAAGCCACGCGCCATCGTGGCAGTATCCGCGCACTGGTACACCCGCGGCACCGCGGTCACCGCAATGCAGACTCCTCGCACTATTCACGATTTCTACGGCTTCCCGCAGGAGCTATTCGATGTCCAGTACCCAGCACCCGGGGACCCGGAGATCGCAGAATTAGTGCAGGACATCGCCAAGCCAACGCTGGTAGCGAAGGATTATGACTGGGGCATCGATCACGGCACCTGGTCGGTACTTACTCATATGTTCCCTAAGGCTGACATTCCGGTTCTCCAGGTGAGCATCGACGGCACCAAGCCGCTCAGCCACCATATGGAGATGGGGGAGAAGCTCGCCAAGCTCGCCGCCGAGAAGGACGTACTCCTGGTCGGCTCTGGCAATGTGGTCCACAACCTCGGCGCGGTCGATTGGCACGCCGGCAACAAGGGCTTCGATTGGGCCGAACGCTTCGACCTCGACGCCCGCGACATTATGCTCGAAGACCCATCCCGCATCGCAGCTCTTACTAGCCACCGCGACTTTGCCAAAGCTGTTCCGACTCCCGACCACTTCCTGCCCTTGGTCTACCTGGCCGGAGCCGCAGCGGCGTCCACTGGCACGGTGGAAACCTTTAACGAGATGCGCAGCCTTGGCTCGTTATCTATGACGGGGTATACCCTGTCTGCATGA
- a CDS encoding M24 family metallopeptidase, with protein sequence MKFPDSVYVQRVEKAQQLMGELGGLVFGPSAELAYLTGAWEDTHERFSGLVIPRAGDPVYVAPAVDAGNLSVPFPVQGWQDGENPYALVAHVLGHAGTFGVGSALEASHLLALQDELHGAAQLATPVLKELFMRKSPEEVAQLREAAHAIDSVFGQVRIEAGRTEAEVAAELHELILDSGHTEVDFVIVGSGPNGANPHHSFSDRVIQPDDVVVVDIGGTWGVGYHSDCTRTFSLGEPPAWLPVLVEAQELAVQAVRPGVTAALIDATARDHISAAGYGEYFIHRTGHGIGLSLHEEPFIMAGNELVLEPGMTFSVEPGIYLPGECGARIEDIVVVTEDGCERLNRSPRHG encoded by the coding sequence ATGAAGTTTCCTGATTCAGTGTATGTCCAGCGCGTGGAAAAGGCTCAGCAGCTCATGGGCGAGCTTGGCGGTCTGGTTTTTGGGCCGAGCGCGGAGCTTGCTTACTTGACGGGCGCCTGGGAGGACACGCACGAGAGGTTCTCGGGGCTGGTCATTCCGCGGGCTGGAGATCCTGTGTACGTGGCCCCTGCGGTGGACGCTGGCAATCTGTCGGTGCCGTTTCCAGTTCAGGGCTGGCAGGACGGGGAAAATCCTTATGCGTTGGTGGCGCATGTGCTGGGCCATGCGGGCACGTTTGGCGTCGGATCGGCGCTGGAAGCATCGCATTTGTTGGCGCTCCAAGACGAGCTTCACGGTGCCGCTCAGCTGGCCACGCCAGTGCTCAAAGAGCTTTTTATGCGCAAGTCGCCGGAAGAAGTGGCTCAGCTTCGCGAGGCAGCCCACGCGATCGATTCGGTGTTTGGGCAGGTACGCATCGAGGCAGGTCGGACTGAGGCGGAGGTTGCTGCTGAGTTGCACGAGTTGATTCTTGACTCGGGGCACACCGAGGTGGACTTCGTCATCGTTGGCTCTGGCCCCAATGGCGCAAACCCTCACCATTCCTTTTCCGATCGCGTGATCCAGCCGGATGACGTGGTGGTCGTCGACATCGGCGGCACTTGGGGCGTGGGCTACCATTCCGACTGCACCCGCACCTTCAGCCTTGGCGAGCCGCCCGCATGGCTTCCGGTGCTGGTGGAGGCTCAGGAACTCGCCGTCCAGGCAGTGCGCCCGGGTGTCACCGCCGCGCTTATCGACGCCACCGCCCGCGACCACATTTCCGCCGCCGGCTACGGGGAGTATTTCATTCACCGCACCGGTCACGGCATTGGCCTGTCGCTCCACGAGGAGCCCTTCATCATGGCGGGCAATGAATTGGTGCTGGAACCAGGCATGACCTTCTCCGTTGAGCCGGGAATCTACCTGCCAGGTGAGTGCGGCGCGCGCATCGAAGATATCGTCGTGGTGACGGAGGATGGGTGTGAGAGGTTGAACCGTTCGCCTCGGCACGGCTAA
- a CDS encoding S1 family peptidase: MRSAVRLTARGRLASGVLTSEQLIDASLSAHLTGATCESVTAQATHVITAAHFARHITQASVSSPLVNGVARDFYVVPGTDIAIGKLNAPAPLCELVPIAPRARLGQKVVSAGFSDQARVPAHSLVPRLVFSRVLGKLPWFATYDLRTRARHGAVLLPMGLQWARRGDSGGPILSSGELVGIQSMVAMPLGVPVGLAAINLLAPHLVAIKAAMSR, translated from the coding sequence ATGCGCAGCGCAGTTCGGCTCACCGCCCGTGGCCGCCTCGCGAGCGGCGTCCTCACCAGCGAGCAGCTTATCGACGCCTCCCTCAGCGCCCACCTCACCGGCGCGACCTGCGAATCGGTCACCGCACAGGCAACACACGTGATTACGGCAGCGCACTTTGCCCGCCACATCACCCAGGCCTCGGTCTCATCTCCCCTGGTCAACGGAGTCGCTCGTGATTTCTACGTTGTTCCTGGAACAGATATCGCAATCGGTAAGTTAAATGCCCCAGCGCCGCTATGTGAACTGGTGCCGATCGCCCCGCGCGCACGACTCGGCCAGAAAGTAGTGTCCGCTGGTTTCTCGGATCAAGCCCGTGTTCCTGCTCACAGCCTGGTTCCCCGCTTGGTGTTCAGCCGGGTACTGGGCAAACTGCCCTGGTTTGCTACCTATGACCTGCGTACCCGGGCCCGCCATGGAGCCGTGCTGCTGCCAATGGGCCTGCAGTGGGCGCGCCGGGGTGACTCAGGCGGACCCATCCTGTCTTCAGGAGAGCTGGTGGGGATTCAATCGATGGTAGCGATGCCTCTAGGAGTTCCAGTTGGATTGGCGGCAATCAATCTGTTGGCGCCACACTTGGTAGCCATTAAGGCGGCTATGAGCCGATAG